One Acidobacteriota bacterium genomic region harbors:
- a CDS encoding efflux RND transporter periplasmic adaptor subunit, with protein MNNQDKENPRETAQSADVETPVETQINPLSLKRNRRLVIAVLMIALVGIPLGVYWWRSTSRASLAGKPVPKPAMDTATPSTSAMSDKAMLRADDFMLTLPVEKIENAGLKIETVALPQATTAASGGSLRTTGTIESNQYKEVPVMAITGGIVRQMDAALGNRVRQGQKLATIYSKELAEAQSEYFRIQAEIEQRHQQYKRTAELVEIGAASRAELEEATAMYKKEQSNLENARRRLQLFGVTSEQLDKAQSMRDLSPLITVESPAAGVILNRSVNVGEVIMEGKELLRVADLSSVWVIGQIYESDFAKVREGMPVTITAPAYAGKIFKGKIAYIAPQVDPQMRTLQVRVEVANPGEMLKLGMFVDVNFGANGTSASGAKTAVNVPSLAVQTIGAKQFVFLVTDQPGVFAQRTVEAGVGANGVTAIYAGLAGGERIVTDGSFLLRAESLKINPKQITDTPVAQQVNAAEPLPMKATGSVQQNAQPNTETKVQSVNITLTDKGFVPSVITLKVGIPARLIFLRKVEVTCATEIQIPALGITQELPFNEAVAIEFTPTQVGEIKFACSMNMVSGKIIVK; from the coding sequence ATGAATAATCAGGATAAAGAAAACCCCAGAGAAACGGCGCAAAGCGCCGATGTTGAAACGCCAGTCGAAACCCAAATAAACCCGCTTTCATTAAAGCGCAATCGGCGGTTGGTAATAGCGGTATTGATGATTGCTTTAGTTGGTATACCGCTGGGCGTTTACTGGTGGCGCAGCACCAGTCGCGCAAGCCTTGCGGGAAAGCCTGTGCCTAAACCCGCAATGGATACGGCAACGCCTTCAACAAGTGCGATGTCGGATAAAGCGATGCTCAGAGCCGACGATTTCATGCTGACCTTGCCGGTTGAAAAAATTGAAAACGCGGGATTGAAAATCGAAACTGTGGCTTTGCCGCAAGCGACAACCGCGGCATCCGGTGGAAGCTTGAGAACGACGGGCACCATTGAATCCAATCAGTATAAAGAGGTGCCGGTGATGGCGATTACCGGCGGCATCGTGCGACAGATGGATGCGGCGCTTGGCAACCGCGTCAGGCAAGGGCAGAAACTCGCCACCATTTACAGCAAGGAACTTGCCGAAGCGCAATCGGAATATTTTAGAATTCAAGCCGAAATCGAGCAGCGCCACCAACAGTACAAGCGCACCGCAGAGCTTGTTGAAATTGGCGCAGCCAGCCGCGCCGAACTCGAAGAAGCCACCGCGATGTATAAAAAAGAACAGTCCAACCTTGAAAACGCCCGCCGCCGTTTGCAGTTATTTGGCGTCACCTCCGAGCAACTCGACAAAGCGCAATCCATGCGTGACCTGTCGCCTTTGATTACGGTTGAATCGCCCGCAGCGGGCGTAATTTTGAATCGTTCGGTGAATGTCGGCGAAGTCATCATGGAGGGCAAAGAATTGTTGCGGGTTGCCGATTTATCGAGCGTCTGGGTCATCGGACAAATTTACGAAAGCGATTTTGCCAAGGTGCGCGAAGGCATGCCGGTGACGATTACCGCGCCCGCTTATGCGGGAAAAATATTCAAAGGCAAAATCGCTTACATCGCGCCACAGGTTGACCCGCAGATGCGCACCCTGCAGGTGCGTGTTGAAGTGGCAAATCCCGGCGAGATGCTCAAACTCGGCATGTTCGTTGATGTCAATTTTGGCGCGAACGGCACATCCGCGAGCGGCGCAAAAACCGCAGTCAATGTGCCGAGTCTGGCGGTGCAGACCATCGGCGCCAAACAATTTGTTTTTCTCGTCACCGATCAACCCGGCGTGTTTGCGCAACGCACAGTAGAGGCTGGAGTCGGGGCAAATGGAGTGACGGCGATTTACGCGGGACTTGCGGGCGGCGAACGCATCGTCACTGACGGCAGTTTTTTATTGCGCGCCGAAAGCCTCAAAATCAATCCCAAACAAATCACTGATACCCCAGTGGCACAGCAAGTCAACGCAGCGGAGCCGTTGCCAATGAAAGCCACAGGTTCTGTGCAGCAAAATGCACAACCGAATACTGAAACGAAAGTTCAATCGGTAAACATTACCCTGACGGACAAAGGCTTCGTGCCATCGGTGATTACTTTGAAAGTCGGCATTCCTGCGCGGTTGATTTTCCTGCGCAAAGTTGAAGTCACCTGCGCGACAGAAATTCAAATCCCGGCGCTTGGCATCACCCAGGAGTTGCCGTTTAATGAGGCGGTCGCCATAGAGTTTACGCCCACGCAGGTCGGCGAAATTAAATTCGCCTGTTCGATGAATATGGTGAGCGGCAAAATTATTGTGAAGTGA
- a CDS encoding DUF1572 family protein: MIKDFLDEYERYKILGEKAFAQVSDEALNRVLSGDNNSIAVIARHISGNLRSRFTDFLTSDGEKTWRNRDEEFAEITYTRAQVNEMWDEGWAVLFSELAPLTDDDLQRQVTIRGNPWTVHEALARSLAHIASHVGQIVLLARILVEGDWHWLSIPKGKSKEYNLNPSLEKRPHS, from the coding sequence ATGATAAAAGATTTTTTGGACGAATATGAACGCTACAAAATTCTTGGCGAAAAAGCCTTCGCGCAAGTCTCCGACGAGGCGCTCAACCGCGTCCTGAGCGGCGATAACAATTCCATCGCCGTCATCGCGCGTCACATCAGCGGCAATTTGCGCTCGCGCTTCACAGATTTTTTAACCAGCGACGGTGAAAAAACCTGGCGCAATCGCGATGAAGAATTTGCCGAAATCACTTACACGCGAGCGCAGGTCAACGAGATGTGGGACGAAGGCTGGGCGGTGTTGTTCAGCGAACTTGCGCCGCTTACCGATGATGATTTGCAACGACAGGTCACCATTCGCGGCAACCCCTGGACGGTACACGAAGCCTTGGCGCGATCCTTAGCGCACATCGCTTCGCACGTCGGACAAATCGTTTTGCTGGCGCGCATTCTGGTTGAGGGCGACTGGCATTGGCTCAGTATTCCGAAAGGCAAATCGAAAGAATACAATTTAAACCCGAGTCTCGAAAAACGCCCGCACAGTTGA
- a CDS encoding ATP-binding protein, with protein sequence MADILVGTVKGPGEKPNEFIFVTTDNDQTRISEFVYYETRAGQKIIGTVTDRNLSRALPDSFLADPATPPAAIAAMIGIEDSDLELYEITVSLIGYFDEQIRDFINPRIPPMPGQSVYLASSEMLARVLSPRQQGETGAAHLGSLLTREKDAVPVVLSVKDLVSTHLAILASTGAGKSYTAGVLIEELMRPENASSVLIVDPHGEYDNLQEIKKAELKNLFSTSAYEPEVKIFKPERVKVRFDSLEFNDIVYLLPEVTEKMRHLLGVAFRAVKERVGKHGHYGYQDLADEVTRLKYDDEKGDNMGAQTTVEALLWRLDARFRGYSKHQIFDDVRHNSLDELFKPGQCTVLQLVDIDQNEQQVIVATLLRRALIARMATHKGEVASATDEKYLPYPIFVLLEEAHRFAPAGQTVVSTNVLKQILSEGRKFGVGIGLITQRPGKLDSDVLSQCMTQFIMRIVNPIDQDTIAKTVEGAGRRMLDELPALTKGQVIVSGVAVNTPLMCRVRVRLTTHGGETIDAPAEWAKYHSNESRARRSEERSILVKPQPKSGGNYGGIEI encoded by the coding sequence ATGGCAGACATACTCGTAGGCACGGTTAAAGGACCGGGCGAAAAACCCAATGAATTTATCTTCGTCACCACAGACAACGACCAGACCCGCATCAGCGAATTTGTTTACTATGAAACGCGCGCCGGACAAAAAATTATCGGCACCGTGACCGACCGCAATCTTTCACGCGCCTTGCCCGATAGTTTCTTAGCAGACCCGGCAACCCCGCCCGCTGCGATTGCCGCGATGATTGGCATCGAAGACAGTGACCTCGAACTTTATGAAATCACCGTGTCGCTCATTGGATATTTCGATGAACAGATTCGTGATTTCATCAACCCGCGCATTCCGCCCATGCCTGGTCAGAGCGTCTATCTCGCGTCATCTGAGATGCTCGCCCGCGTGCTTTCACCAAGACAACAAGGGGAGACCGGCGCGGCACATCTTGGCAGTTTGCTCACCCGCGAAAAAGATGCGGTGCCGGTGGTGCTATCAGTCAAGGATTTGGTTTCGACGCATCTGGCAATCTTAGCTTCGACCGGCGCGGGCAAAAGTTATACGGCAGGCGTGTTGATTGAAGAGTTGATGCGCCCGGAAAACGCTTCGTCAGTGTTAATCGTTGACCCGCATGGCGAATACGATAATCTGCAAGAGATTAAAAAAGCTGAACTCAAAAACCTATTTTCAACGTCTGCTTACGAACCCGAAGTGAAAATTTTCAAGCCCGAACGGGTGAAAGTGCGCTTCGATAGTTTGGAATTTAACGACATCGTTTATCTGCTACCGGAAGTCACAGAGAAGATGCGCCATCTGCTTGGGGTGGCGTTTCGCGCCGTGAAAGAGCGGGTTGGCAAACACGGGCATTATGGTTATCAGGATTTGGCTGATGAAGTGACGCGCCTCAAATACGACGATGAAAAAGGCGATAATATGGGCGCGCAAACGACTGTCGAAGCGTTATTGTGGCGACTGGACGCGCGCTTTCGCGGCTATTCAAAGCATCAGATTTTCGATGATGTGCGCCACAATTCGCTTGATGAATTATTCAAGCCCGGTCAATGCACCGTCTTGCAACTCGTCGATATTGACCAGAACGAACAACAGGTGATTGTTGCGACACTCTTGCGCCGCGCCTTGATTGCGCGCATGGCAACCCACAAAGGCGAAGTCGCAAGCGCAACGGATGAGAAATATTTGCCCTATCCGATTTTCGTGTTGCTCGAAGAAGCGCACCGCTTTGCGCCCGCAGGGCAAACCGTGGTGTCAACCAATGTCTTGAAGCAAATCCTATCCGAAGGTCGCAAATTCGGCGTCGGCATCGGTTTGATTACCCAGCGACCGGGCAAACTCGATTCCGATGTCTTGTCGCAATGCATGACGCAATTCATCATGCGAATCGTCAATCCGATTGACCAGGATACGATTGCCAAAACCGTCGAAGGCGCGGGGCGCAGGATGCTCGACGAACTGCCTGCGCTCACCAAAGGTCAGGTCATCGTTTCAGGGGTTGCGGTGAATACCCCTTTGATGTGTCGCGTGCGAGTCAGGCTAACGACACACGGCGGCGAAACCATTGATGCGCCCGCCGAATGGGCAAAATATCATTCAAACGAGAGCCGCGCCCGTCGCAGCGAAGAGCGTTCCATCCTTGTCAAACCGCAACCCAAATCCGGCGGCAATTACGGCGGCATTGAGATTTGA
- a CDS encoding HD domain-containing protein: MSFTRMDEGQLQEWMAIGQEVAKRQATMPQIIKNMLAQLEEQIDGFNIDQLQHGLQTATRAERAGASEEMIVAALCHDIGKVISVENHPAIAAEILKPYVSRETYEIVRTHQDFQGKHYYALIGKDPNARQQYENQAWYAKARQFTDEWDQSSFDDQYDTLPLAHFEPMIDRVFAEPLRGRVDKAMQTVATEK, encoded by the coding sequence ATGTCTTTCACAAGAATGGATGAAGGTCAGTTGCAAGAGTGGATGGCAATCGGTCAGGAAGTTGCCAAACGCCAAGCCACCATGCCGCAAATCATCAAAAATATGCTCGCTCAACTCGAAGAGCAGATTGATGGCTTCAACATTGACCAACTGCAACACGGATTGCAGACCGCGACCCGCGCTGAACGCGCAGGCGCAAGCGAAGAAATGATTGTCGCGGCGCTTTGTCACGACATCGGCAAAGTGATTTCGGTGGAAAATCATCCGGCAATCGCTGCGGAAATCCTGAAACCCTATGTGTCGCGTGAAACCTATGAAATCGTGCGCACCCATCAGGATTTTCAAGGCAAACATTACTATGCGTTGATAGGCAAAGACCCGAACGCCCGCCAGCAATACGAAAATCAGGCGTGGTACGCGAAAGCCAGACAGTTCACCGACGAATGGGATCAGTCATCGTTTGATGACCAGTATGATACGTTGCCGCTGGCGCATTTCGAGCCGATGATTGACCGCGTTTTCGCCGAGCCTCTGAGAGGGCGCGTCGATAAAGCGATGCAGACGGTTGCCACCGAGAAGTAA
- a CDS encoding tetratricopeptide repeat protein, whose translation MFNKVFVTFLFLLMFACGVAAQTAGTPEMISPNGVKFYANPDEKNVVAEAEQKLAADPKNVELIIALGRAQGSVWRFRDAIATYTRGIEIDPKNAMLYRHRGHRYISMRQFDKAVDDLNRAAKLNEKNFDIWYHLGLAYYLQGKFAKAAEAYEKCRAVADKDDSVIAVSDWLYMTYRRLGDKNKAAGVLERITPQMKVEENKSYFDRLLLYKGLKQESEIYHDKLTDLDLATVGYGIGNWYYYSGDKTKAKAIFQKVTNGKYWAAFGFIAAETELGRMK comes from the coding sequence ATGTTCAACAAAGTATTTGTCACTTTTTTATTTCTGTTGATGTTCGCGTGTGGTGTCGCGGCGCAAACCGCCGGCACGCCGGAAATGATTTCGCCGAACGGCGTGAAGTTTTATGCCAATCCGGATGAAAAAAATGTGGTCGCCGAAGCCGAACAAAAACTCGCAGCCGACCCGAAAAATGTCGAACTCATCATTGCGCTCGGACGCGCGCAAGGCAGTGTCTGGCGTTTTCGCGATGCGATTGCCACCTATACGCGAGGCATCGAAATCGACCCGAAAAACGCCATGCTCTATCGCCATCGCGGGCATCGTTATATTTCAATGCGACAATTCGATAAAGCTGTCGATGATTTAAACCGCGCCGCCAAACTTAACGAAAAAAATTTCGACATCTGGTATCACCTGGGGCTTGCTTACTATTTGCAAGGCAAATTCGCGAAAGCCGCCGAAGCTTACGAAAAATGTCGCGCGGTCGCAGACAAAGATGATTCAGTGATTGCGGTGTCCGACTGGTTGTATATGACCTATCGAAGACTCGGCGATAAAAACAAAGCCGCAGGGGTGCTTGAACGCATCACCCCACAGATGAAAGTCGAAGAGAACAAATCCTATTTTGACCGTTTGCTTTTATACAAAGGGTTGAAACAGGAATCGGAAATTTATCACGACAAACTGACAGACCTTGACCTCGCGACCGTCGGTTACGGCATCGGCAACTGGTATTACTACAGCGGCGACAAAACCAAAGCCAAAGCGATTTTCCAAAAAGTCACCAACGGAAAATACTGGGCGGCATTTGGTTTCATCGCCGCCGAAACCGAACTGGGGCGCATGAAATAA
- a CDS encoding ATP-binding protein codes for MTRPQQKLVMEFDPNTIEHLGIQMYSTLPPVIAELVANSYDAEAETVEILLYDKSPNKKIVVKDDGHGMTFNEINSRFLKIGQNRRIPLAKSKKATLNSGKSDNGKRWVIGRKGLGKLSFFGIASKAKITTIKNGLKTVFLMDIDKIRKSKDKSYEPQIIKKESKTKEKSGTTIELLSIKRKTPFVANDLALSLSQSFEIFDEENFSTSIIHNDARRHKIKLTNSLKYENLNVELDWIFPSEDFQFNYKFAPEIKGRIISVKQGETVPPEMRGIALFSRKKLVNRHDFYSAVASSTGYTYLTGWLSVDFIEDFSRDVISTNRQSLNWELEETEELKDFLQQTIQKVYNEQRKFRKKAKEEKVKETTGIDFHKWLESLPRHERKLARKLIDSIMQNEEISDEKAGELVKFIQDSFQFEAFKELANDIDAADVQQTNRIIELFKEWRVIEARELYKIAKVRIETIQKFEEHINQNAKEVPILHNFLKEFSWILDPRIMNFEDEKTFSKLLKEKFPENDIKIKEDRRIDFLCLNFTDTYFIIELKRPHSVISEKELDQCLLYRTFLTRHLENQFGKNVTCYLIGGRIADSDMAKEKAETYSQTHRVYFKPYRSLLEQAKKYHQEFIERYEQLSQAGL; via the coding sequence ATGACCAGACCTCAGCAAAAATTGGTAATGGAGTTTGACCCAAACACCATTGAGCATTTAGGAATCCAAATGTACTCAACCTTGCCACCTGTTATAGCGGAACTGGTTGCCAATTCTTATGATGCCGAGGCGGAAACAGTGGAAATTCTTCTTTATGATAAATCTCCTAATAAAAAGATTGTTGTCAAAGACGATGGGCATGGGATGACTTTTAACGAAATCAATAGTCGTTTCCTAAAAATTGGCCAGAATCGTAGGATACCATTAGCGAAAAGTAAAAAAGCAACTCTCAATAGCGGGAAAAGTGATAATGGCAAACGATGGGTAATTGGTAGAAAAGGTTTAGGAAAATTATCCTTTTTCGGAATTGCCTCTAAAGCGAAAATTACGACTATAAAAAATGGACTTAAAACCGTATTTCTTATGGACATTGATAAAATCAGAAAGTCCAAAGATAAAAGTTATGAACCCCAAATTATAAAAAAAGAAAGTAAAACGAAGGAAAAGAGCGGAACGACTATCGAGCTATTAAGTATTAAGCGAAAAACCCCTTTCGTTGCAAATGACTTAGCATTATCTCTCTCTCAAAGCTTTGAGATTTTTGATGAAGAAAATTTTTCAACGAGCATCATTCATAATGATGCTCGCAGACATAAAATCAAACTTACGAACTCTCTTAAATATGAAAACCTCAATGTAGAGTTAGACTGGATATTTCCTAGTGAGGATTTTCAATTTAACTATAAATTTGCTCCTGAAATCAAAGGAAGAATCATTTCGGTAAAGCAAGGAGAAACTGTACCCCCAGAAATGCGCGGCATCGCTTTATTTTCAAGAAAGAAATTAGTAAATAGACACGACTTTTATAGCGCAGTCGCTTCAAGTACTGGATACACCTATTTAACCGGTTGGCTTTCAGTTGATTTTATTGAAGACTTTTCTAGAGATGTTATCTCTACCAATCGTCAGTCACTGAACTGGGAGCTTGAAGAAACTGAAGAGCTAAAAGACTTTTTGCAACAAACAATCCAAAAAGTTTATAACGAACAACGCAAATTCAGAAAAAAAGCAAAAGAAGAGAAGGTAAAAGAAACAACAGGAATTGATTTTCATAAATGGCTGGAAAGTTTGCCGCGACACGAACGCAAATTAGCTAGAAAGCTAATTGATTCTATAATGCAAAATGAAGAAATCTCAGATGAAAAGGCTGGTGAGTTAGTAAAATTCATTCAAGACTCTTTTCAATTCGAGGCATTTAAGGAATTAGCGAATGACATTGATGCAGCTGATGTTCAACAAACTAATAGGATCATAGAACTTTTCAAAGAATGGAGAGTAATTGAAGCACGTGAGCTTTATAAAATTGCAAAAGTTCGCATAGAAACTATCCAAAAGTTTGAAGAACATATTAACCAAAATGCCAAAGAGGTGCCGATTCTACATAATTTCCTCAAAGAATTTTCATGGATTCTTGACCCCCGAATCATGAATTTTGAAGATGAAAAAACCTTCTCAAAATTATTAAAAGAAAAGTTTCCCGAAAATGACATCAAGATTAAAGAAGACAGAAGGATAGATTTTCTTTGTCTCAATTTTACCGATACGTATTTCATCATAGAGCTAAAGAGACCTCATTCGGTGATTTCCGAGAAAGAACTCGATCAATGTTTGCTCTATCGGACTTTTTTAACCAGGCATTTAGAAAATCAATTCGGAAAGAATGTTACGTGCTATTTGATAGGTGGACGGATTGCTGATTCGGATATGGCTAAAGAGAAAGCGGAAACTTATTCACAAACGCACAGAGTATATTTCAAACCTTACAGAAGCCTTTTGGAACAAGCGAAAAAATATCACCAAGAGTTTATCGAACGCTATGAACAATTAAGTCAAGCAGGGCTGTAA
- a CDS encoding glycosyltransferase family 39 protein, with protein sequence MKLSQHILLIRRWLSRMLATRETLSRKQKLIIALLIFLVAFSIRSLHAVDLAPVMYSAEQPFGGLTETYDARAVGILEGEGLIGPYDINPRRTVWIAQAPGYSVFLSAVYKVTGRDFYKAQLFQNLINSISPVLIFFIAGMLISWRVGIIAGFISAISHHLAHISNFMLPDPLSAFPVLVAFLLLILARRAPDKLWRVYLLYAAAGLMFGVAAWVRSQTMLLGIFLIPGLVIFAKQKLVMGKRALVTAAVSLLVIAPITIKNYLIYHEFVPVNFGAGIVLWEGIGEESGDRFGAVTKDEEVALQDAEFYNEPRYAGVWSTPDGIMRDRDRVTRSLAIIKAHPIWYAGVMFRRANEMVEYKAHAPLVYKISEARALEKTLPVKKTWDNLAANSGESSLIIGKNLLYLRPVARSLQRIIKEPMRWLIFIGAVALMLLSVRRAWWLLLVPLYYFIFQGFMHTEFRYTLPMQYFAFTFAAVSWVLLAGLLTQATRTIIKKFKSS encoded by the coding sequence ATGAAGTTGTCCCAACACATCTTGCTAATTCGTCGCTGGCTCTCACGAATGCTTGCCACTCGCGAAACCTTGAGCCGCAAGCAAAAACTCATCATTGCTTTGCTGATTTTCCTTGTGGCTTTTTCCATCCGCTCGCTGCATGCGGTTGACCTCGCGCCGGTCATGTACTCGGCGGAACAACCTTTCGGCGGACTCACGGAAACTTACGATGCGCGCGCTGTCGGCATACTCGAAGGCGAAGGTCTCATCGGACCTTATGACATCAATCCGCGCCGCACCGTATGGATTGCCCAAGCGCCGGGCTATTCAGTGTTTTTGAGCGCGGTTTACAAAGTGACAGGTCGTGATTTTTATAAAGCGCAGCTATTTCAAAACCTCATCAATTCGATTTCACCGGTGCTGATTTTTTTCATTGCCGGAATGCTCATCAGTTGGCGCGTGGGAATTATTGCCGGATTTATCTCGGCAATCTCCCATCATCTTGCGCATATTTCCAATTTCATGTTGCCTGATCCGCTGAGCGCTTTTCCTGTTCTGGTCGCGTTTCTGCTTTTGATTTTAGCAAGGCGCGCGCCGGACAAACTGTGGCGCGTCTATCTGCTTTATGCAGCCGCAGGGTTGATGTTTGGTGTTGCCGCCTGGGTTCGTTCACAAACCATGCTTCTGGGAATTTTCCTGATTCCCGGGCTGGTGATTTTTGCAAAGCAAAAATTGGTGATGGGCAAACGCGCATTGGTAACCGCGGCGGTTTCTCTGCTCGTGATTGCGCCCATTACGATTAAAAATTATCTGATTTATCACGAATTTGTGCCGGTGAATTTTGGGGCAGGCATTGTGCTTTGGGAAGGCATCGGCGAAGAGAGCGGCGACCGCTTCGGCGCAGTGACCAAAGATGAAGAGGTCGCCTTGCAGGACGCAGAGTTTTATAACGAACCGCGTTATGCGGGCGTGTGGTCAACGCCGGATGGCATTATGCGCGACCGCGACCGCGTGACCCGAAGCCTTGCAATCATCAAGGCGCATCCCATCTGGTATGCCGGTGTGATGTTCAGACGCGCCAATGAAATGGTCGAATACAAAGCCCACGCGCCGCTGGTTTACAAAATCTCAGAAGCCCGCGCCCTTGAGAAAACCCTGCCCGTGAAAAAAACTTGGGATAACCTGGCGGCAAACTCCGGTGAATCGAGTTTGATTATCGGTAAAAACCTCTTGTATCTGCGTCCCGTCGCGCGAAGTTTGCAACGCATTATTAAAGAACCTATGCGGTGGCTTATTTTTATTGGTGCGGTTGCGTTAATGCTTCTTAGTGTGCGCCGCGCCTGGTGGTTGTTGCTGGTTCCGCTTTATTACTTCATTTTTCAGGGTTTCATGCATACGGAATTTCGTTACACTTTACCTATGCAGTATTTCGCGTTCACTTTTGCAGCCGTGAGTTGGGTTTTGCTCGCGGGTTTGTTGACGCAAGCGACGCGCACAATCATCAAAAAGTTCAAATCTTCTTAA
- the vsr gene encoding DNA mismatch endonuclease Vsr, which translates to MADIFSKDKRSQIMSKISGKETKPEILVRKFLFAAGFRYRKNDKRLPGKPDIILPKYQTAIFVHGCFWHHHKNCKFAALPQTNNEFWKNKIEGNANRDNLARRQLKKLGWQVIVIWQCQLKNKSLFSKCMNQLITRIKSQPVKLG; encoded by the coding sequence ATGGCTGATATTTTTTCAAAAGATAAACGAAGCCAGATTATGTCTAAAATTTCGGGCAAAGAAACCAAGCCTGAAATTCTTGTCCGAAAGTTTCTTTTTGCCGCAGGTTTCCGTTACCGAAAAAATGACAAACGATTGCCGGGCAAACCCGACATTATTCTTCCGAAATATCAGACCGCAATATTTGTTCACGGATGCTTCTGGCATCACCACAAAAACTGTAAATTCGCTGCCCTGCCACAAACCAATAACGAGTTCTGGAAAAATAAAATCGAAGGAAATGCCAATCGAGATAACTTGGCTCGACGTCAATTAAAAAAATTGGGTTGGCAAGTAATTGTGATTTGGCAATGCCAGCTTAAAAACAAATCACTTTTTTCCAAATGCATGAACCAACTCATCACCCGAATCAAATCGCAACCGGTGAAGCTCGGTTAA
- a CDS encoding DNA cytosine methyltransferase has product MAQQSRLKAVDFFCGGGGMTYGFSQAGVEVLAGIDIDLKCKETYELNNRPSKFILADVKKLSEETLKNELGLTRNDDNLIFIGCSPCQYWSIIKTDKTKAEDSKNLLNDFQRFVDYFNPGFVVVENVPGIFSKPDSPLKGFINFLTNKGYDSIEHRTIQVFDYGVPQSRKRFVLIASRVKNISFPLPDKGETPTVRKFIGDKNIFPEITAGHTDSTDFCHTVPKLKEVNLKRLALTPKDGGTRQAWKNTELQLEVYKKNDGVGNFSFKDIYGRMFWDKPAPTITTRFTSISNGRFAHPEQDRAISLREGATLQTFPLDYVFKIKAIEDKARLIGNAVPPELARRIAESIVLSSR; this is encoded by the coding sequence ATGGCTCAACAATCACGACTAAAAGCAGTTGACTTTTTTTGCGGCGGCGGCGGAATGACCTATGGGTTTTCTCAGGCTGGAGTTGAGGTACTGGCTGGCATTGATATTGACCTTAAGTGCAAAGAAACCTATGAATTAAATAACCGACCTTCAAAATTTATTTTGGCTGATGTTAAAAAGCTTTCGGAAGAAACGCTGAAAAATGAACTTGGATTAACACGCAATGATGATAATCTGATCTTCATCGGGTGCAGTCCTTGCCAGTATTGGAGCATTATCAAAACGGATAAAACAAAAGCTGAAGACTCCAAAAACCTGCTGAATGATTTCCAAAGGTTTGTTGATTATTTCAACCCGGGCTTTGTCGTGGTCGAGAACGTTCCGGGCATCTTCTCGAAACCGGATAGCCCATTAAAAGGTTTTATCAACTTCCTTACCAACAAAGGCTACGATTCGATAGAGCATCGGACAATTCAAGTTTTTGATTACGGCGTACCTCAAAGCCGAAAACGTTTTGTATTGATTGCTTCACGTGTGAAAAATATTTCATTTCCTCTTCCTGATAAAGGCGAAACTCCGACGGTAAGGAAATTTATTGGAGATAAAAACATTTTTCCGGAAATCACAGCAGGCCACACCGATTCAACGGATTTTTGCCATACGGTTCCAAAATTAAAAGAAGTAAATTTGAAACGGCTGGCTTTAACTCCCAAGGATGGTGGAACACGACAAGCGTGGAAGAATACTGAACTACAGCTCGAAGTCTATAAAAAAAATGATGGGGTAGGAAATTTCTCTTTCAAGGACATCTACGGCAGAATGTTTTGGGATAAACCTGCACCAACAATCACCACTAGATTTACCAGCATCTCAAACGGTAGATTTGCACACCCTGAACAAGATAGAGCAATTTCTTTGCGCGAAGGTGCAACATTACAGACTTTTCCTTTGGACTACGTTTTTAAAATCAAAGCTATTGAAGACAAAGCCCGACTGATTGGCAATGCAGTTCCGCCTGAACTCGCAAGAAGAATCGCTGAATCTATTGTTCTATCTTCAAGGTGA